From Bacillus sp. FSL K6-3431, the proteins below share one genomic window:
- the ytrI gene encoding sporulation membrane protein YtrI, producing MRIPPLYRKPTWQRFFAGAAVGGCISWIIFLFMFGTLQEKNSIIMDRQAKLIIDQQAKIKIWQDDYQDLNEQNAELLTIQDIQVKLTHFEKYNINDKQSIVDIEEAVKEDLQSLLAKDVDSVYKNKDIIKKTIENKTMPINGKRYKLIVKEIHYYTTISIEVEIKLA from the coding sequence ATGAGAATCCCTCCTCTTTACCGAAAGCCAACTTGGCAACGCTTCTTTGCTGGCGCTGCGGTTGGAGGCTGCATAAGTTGGATTATTTTTTTATTCATGTTCGGGACGTTGCAGGAAAAAAACAGCATCATTATGGACAGGCAAGCTAAACTCATTATTGACCAGCAAGCGAAGATCAAAATATGGCAGGATGATTATCAGGATTTGAATGAACAAAATGCAGAATTGCTTACCATTCAAGATATCCAGGTCAAACTAACTCATTTTGAAAAATACAATATCAACGATAAACAAAGTATCGTTGATATCGAAGAGGCTGTAAAAGAAGATTTACAATCCCTACTCGCCAAAGATGTAGATTCAGTTTATAAAAACAAAGACATTATCAAAAAAACAATTGAAAACAAGACGATGCCTATCAACGGAAAACGCTATAAGCTCATTGTAAAAGAAATTCATTACTACACAACCATTAGCATAGAAGTAGAAATAAAACTTGCTTAA
- a CDS encoding YtrH family sporulation protein: protein MNEAFFPTFFNSFFIAFGVMLGGSLIGGLAAFITGEPLLTEISKIASKVRIWAIIAAIGGTFDTVYSFERGFLDGGTKDIFKQFLIILSAMGGAKTAALIIDWLTLEHIS from the coding sequence ATGAATGAAGCTTTTTTTCCAACTTTTTTTAATAGCTTCTTTATAGCTTTCGGAGTGATGCTAGGAGGTTCCTTAATTGGGGGTCTTGCGGCTTTTATAACCGGTGAGCCGCTTTTGACGGAAATCTCAAAAATAGCTAGCAAGGTTAGAATATGGGCCATTATTGCAGCGATTGGCGGAACCTTTGATACGGTCTACAGTTTTGAAAGAGGATTCTTGGATGGGGGCACAAAAGATATATTCAAACAATTTTTAATCATTTTATCTGCAATGGGTGGCGCCAAAACAGCTGCACTAATTATTGATTGGCTGACACTGGAACATATATCATGA
- the dnaE gene encoding DNA polymerase III subunit alpha, translating into MTFVHLQISTAFSLLSSTISIPKLVEQAKKLNYTALSITDRNTLYGVLPFYQACTKAKIKPIIGMSADVESDNEGLCHPIILLAKNNEGYKNLLKISSAIKTHPKEMISLKWLRAYSSGLIAMTPGLRGEIEQFFLQDKKEDAIQTALKYKEIFGESFYLSLQNQGIVTNVNVIAQMREISEELNIPLAATNDVRYLEKADAFAYECLTAIRDGEKLADKDQIESVPPEFYLKSQEEMSVLFTDIPEALSNTVEIVERCNVMVETHQQLLPKYPLPSGELSVDTLKRLCLTEIEKRCPTDDKRYLERLHFELDVINKMGFNDYFLIVWDFMKYAREQEILTGPGRGSAAGSLVAYVLGITDVDPIAYHLLFERFLNPERISMPDIDIDFPDHRRDEVIEYVVKKYGKDKVAQIITFGTLAAKAAMRDTARVFGFNTKEMEQISKLIPTKLGITLAQAYKESPGLREFIATSDHNKKLYETALKLEGLPRHTSTHAAGVVMSEQPLVSLIPLQGGHAGSYLTQFPMEDLEEIGLLKMDFLGLRNLTLLERIVKSIQISTGKKLNIKGIPLADEKTFELLRSGETTGVFQLESEGMRKVLQELKPTEFEDIVAVNALYRPGPMENIPDYIARKHGVKPVLFPHPDLRSILEVTYGVIVYQEQIMQIAAKMAGYSLGEADLLRKAVSKKSKEVLDREREHFVTGALKTGYEESKANETYDLIVRFANYGFNRSHSVAYSMIAWQLAYLKANYPEHFMAALLTSVIGNEDKIATYMAEAKQMGLLILPPSINSSHYPFKVEKDGIRYSLAAIKGIGATALKEIIQVRKTKSFQDLFGFCLRVSQKVINRKNLEALVHSGCFDEFGKDRAVLLATLDVALEHAELMKPSETGTDLFAEEEMFQLKPRYVEVEAIGLADKLFYEKQATGVYISAHPVSAYEDYFHNHGCQSLHVLKPNQRNVSAGVYITYVKTIRTKKGDVMAFIRMSDASDEIEGVVFPDVYRRHSSICKIGETLLITGNIETREEKRQFLIQKMQKPEKKISSLTLFLKIPKELHQPDKLNKLHDLLKVHSGTTAVVLHYEATKQTIRLSSDWVNPSEICIDDLRKLLGADCVILK; encoded by the coding sequence GTGACTTTTGTCCATTTGCAAATATCTACTGCATTTAGTTTATTATCGAGCACCATCTCTATTCCAAAGTTGGTGGAACAGGCGAAAAAATTAAATTACACCGCATTGTCCATTACAGATCGAAATACATTATATGGCGTGCTGCCATTTTATCAAGCATGTACGAAGGCAAAAATTAAGCCTATTATTGGAATGAGCGCTGATGTGGAGTCAGATAATGAAGGATTATGTCATCCAATCATTTTACTGGCGAAAAATAATGAAGGGTATAAAAACTTACTGAAAATTTCCAGCGCAATTAAAACACATCCAAAAGAAATGATCTCCTTGAAGTGGCTACGTGCATACAGCAGTGGCTTGATCGCTATGACACCGGGACTTCGAGGGGAGATTGAACAGTTCTTTTTACAAGATAAAAAGGAAGACGCAATACAAACTGCATTAAAATATAAAGAGATATTCGGAGAATCATTCTATCTTTCCTTGCAAAATCAAGGCATCGTCACGAATGTAAATGTAATAGCACAAATGAGAGAAATCTCTGAAGAACTAAACATTCCTTTAGCTGCTACAAATGATGTTCGTTATTTGGAGAAAGCAGATGCTTTTGCTTATGAATGTTTGACGGCAATCAGGGATGGAGAAAAACTTGCTGACAAAGACCAAATAGAATCTGTTCCACCCGAATTTTATTTAAAAAGTCAGGAAGAAATGTCTGTACTGTTTACTGATATACCAGAGGCTTTGTCGAATACCGTGGAAATTGTGGAAAGATGTAATGTAATGGTGGAAACTCATCAACAGCTTTTGCCGAAATACCCGCTCCCAAGTGGAGAATTATCTGTTGATACGTTGAAGAGATTATGTCTGACAGAAATAGAAAAACGATGTCCCACGGACGACAAACGTTATCTTGAACGATTACATTTCGAATTAGACGTTATTAATAAAATGGGTTTTAATGATTACTTTTTGATTGTTTGGGACTTTATGAAGTACGCAAGAGAGCAGGAGATTTTAACAGGGCCAGGACGTGGTTCGGCTGCGGGATCACTTGTTGCATATGTTCTTGGAATAACAGACGTCGATCCAATTGCCTATCATCTGTTATTCGAACGTTTTTTAAATCCAGAACGAATATCGATGCCGGATATTGATATTGATTTTCCAGATCATCGACGTGATGAAGTAATTGAATACGTGGTTAAAAAGTATGGAAAAGATAAAGTTGCGCAAATCATTACTTTTGGAACATTAGCCGCAAAAGCAGCAATGCGTGATACTGCACGTGTTTTTGGGTTTAATACAAAAGAAATGGAACAGATTTCGAAACTGATTCCTACAAAGCTTGGGATTACTTTAGCACAAGCATATAAAGAGTCTCCTGGATTACGTGAGTTTATTGCTACATCTGATCATAATAAGAAATTATATGAAACAGCTTTGAAACTTGAAGGCTTACCGCGTCATACATCTACACATGCCGCAGGGGTTGTCATGTCTGAGCAACCACTTGTTAGTCTTATCCCACTCCAAGGTGGGCATGCCGGCAGCTATTTGACACAATTTCCGATGGAGGATCTGGAGGAAATCGGACTGCTGAAAATGGACTTTCTAGGGCTTCGAAATTTAACATTGCTGGAACGGATCGTAAAAAGTATTCAAATTAGCACTGGGAAGAAATTGAATATAAAAGGAATTCCTCTTGCTGACGAAAAAACGTTTGAACTACTAAGAAGTGGTGAAACGACAGGTGTATTTCAACTTGAATCTGAAGGGATGAGGAAGGTACTTCAAGAATTAAAGCCGACTGAATTCGAAGATATAGTGGCTGTAAATGCATTATATAGGCCAGGTCCTATGGAAAATATCCCTGATTATATTGCAAGAAAGCACGGTGTAAAGCCTGTATTATTTCCACATCCTGATCTACGATCGATTTTGGAGGTAACATATGGTGTCATTGTGTATCAGGAACAAATCATGCAAATTGCTGCGAAGATGGCAGGTTATTCTCTAGGTGAAGCCGATTTATTACGTAAAGCAGTTAGTAAGAAAAGTAAAGAAGTGCTCGACCGTGAGCGTGAGCATTTTGTTACAGGAGCATTAAAAACAGGTTATGAAGAAAGCAAAGCGAATGAAACCTATGATTTAATTGTCCGATTCGCAAATTACGGATTTAATCGTAGTCATTCAGTTGCATACAGCATGATTGCTTGGCAGCTTGCATATTTAAAAGCAAATTACCCAGAACATTTTATGGCAGCATTGCTGACATCCGTTATTGGCAATGAAGATAAAATAGCGACCTATATGGCGGAAGCGAAGCAAATGGGATTGCTCATCCTCCCGCCATCCATAAACAGTAGTCATTACCCATTTAAGGTAGAAAAGGATGGAATACGTTACAGTCTTGCGGCTATAAAAGGGATTGGCGCTACTGCATTAAAAGAAATCATTCAGGTAAGAAAAACAAAATCATTTCAAGATTTATTTGGATTTTGTTTACGGGTTTCGCAAAAAGTGATCAATCGAAAAAATCTAGAGGCATTAGTGCATTCCGGCTGTTTTGATGAATTTGGAAAGGATAGGGCGGTCCTGTTGGCAACTTTAGATGTTGCTTTAGAGCATGCTGAATTGATGAAACCCTCTGAAACGGGTACAGATTTATTTGCAGAGGAAGAAATGTTTCAATTAAAACCTAGATATGTAGAGGTGGAAGCAATAGGTCTTGCAGATAAGTTGTTTTATGAAAAACAAGCGACAGGTGTCTATATTTCAGCACACCCTGTAAGTGCTTATGAAGATTATTTTCACAACCACGGCTGTCAGTCCCTGCATGTATTAAAGCCAAACCAAAGAAATGTATCAGCTGGTGTTTATATTACGTATGTAAAAACAATTAGAACAAAAAAAGGTGATGTGATGGCTTTTATACGTATGAGTGATGCGTCAGATGAAATAGAGGGAGTTGTGTTTCCTGATGTTTATCGTCGGCATAGTTCTATATGTAAAATCGGAGAAACGCTCCTAATCACGGGGAATATTGAAACTAGGGAAGAAAAGAGACAATTTCTCATACAAAAAATGCAAAAACCAGAAAAGAAAATATCGTCCTTAACGTTATTTTTGAAGATACCAAAGGAGTTACACCAGCCAGACAAACTAAATAAACTTCACGATTTATTAAAAGTTCATAGTGGAACGACCGCAGTTGTGCTTCATTACGAAGCAACGAAGCAAACTATTAGACTCTCGAGTGATTGGGTAAACCCATCTGAAATTTGCATAGATGATTTACGTAAACTTCTTGGTGCCGACTGTGTTATCTTAAAATAA
- a CDS encoding NAD(P)-dependent malic enzyme: MTLREEALHMHKLHKGKLESKSKIEVKNAKDLSLAYSPGVAEPCKVIYEKPETVYDYTMKGNMVAIVSDGTAVLGLGNIGPEAALPVMEGKAVLFKSFAGVDAFPICLNTTEVDKIVETVKLLEPTFGGVNLEDIAAPNCFVIEERLKKETNIPVFHDDQHGTAIVTVAGLVNALKITNRNMQEIKVVINGAGAAGIAIIKLLYSYGVRDIIMCDSKGAIYEGRPKGMNDVKAKVAQFTNSNKLAGNLSDVIQGADVFIGVSVAGALTKAMVQSMSVDPIIFAMANPEPEILPADALEAGAKVIGTGRSDYPNQVNNVLAFPGIFRGALDVRATHINEKMKQAAVAAIAGLITDEELAADYVIPGPFDPRVAPNVAAAVAKTAMETGVARIKVDPEEVRERTKRLAVIGKGE, from the coding sequence TTGACATTACGTGAGGAAGCATTGCATATGCATAAATTGCATAAAGGTAAGTTGGAGTCGAAATCAAAAATTGAAGTAAAAAATGCGAAAGATCTCAGCCTTGCTTATTCACCCGGTGTAGCAGAACCTTGTAAAGTTATTTATGAAAAACCTGAAACTGTATATGATTACACTATGAAAGGCAATATGGTCGCAATTGTTTCTGACGGAACAGCTGTTCTAGGATTGGGCAATATTGGTCCGGAAGCAGCCTTGCCTGTCATGGAAGGAAAAGCTGTTCTTTTTAAAAGCTTTGCTGGCGTAGATGCTTTTCCGATCTGTTTGAATACTACAGAAGTAGATAAAATAGTCGAGACGGTTAAATTACTTGAACCGACATTTGGAGGCGTGAATCTAGAAGATATCGCTGCCCCAAATTGCTTTGTTATTGAAGAACGCTTGAAAAAAGAAACGAATATTCCTGTTTTTCATGATGATCAACATGGAACCGCAATTGTGACAGTAGCTGGTCTTGTTAATGCATTAAAAATCACTAACCGAAATATGCAGGAAATAAAAGTTGTCATAAATGGTGCAGGTGCTGCAGGAATTGCTATTATAAAACTGCTCTATAGTTACGGTGTTAGGGATATTATTATGTGTGATTCAAAAGGTGCCATATACGAAGGACGCCCTAAAGGCATGAATGATGTGAAAGCTAAGGTTGCCCAATTTACGAATAGCAATAAGTTAGCAGGAAATCTATCAGATGTTATTCAAGGAGCAGATGTTTTTATTGGCGTTTCAGTAGCGGGTGCACTTACAAAAGCCATGGTTCAATCTATGAGTGTAGATCCAATTATTTTTGCGATGGCTAACCCGGAACCGGAAATACTACCGGCTGATGCGCTAGAGGCTGGAGCGAAAGTCATAGGCACAGGAAGATCAGACTATCCTAACCAAGTTAATAATGTCCTTGCCTTTCCAGGGATTTTTAGAGGAGCGCTAGATGTCCGTGCCACACATATCAATGAAAAGATGAAGCAAGCGGCAGTTGCAGCAATTGCTGGATTGATTACGGATGAGGAATTAGCCGCCGATTATGTTATTCCAGGCCCATTTGATCCACGGGTTGCACCCAATGTTGCAGCCGCTGTAGCAAAAACTGCAATGGAAACTGGAGTAGCAAGAATAAAAGTGGATCCTGAGGAAGTGCGGGAAAGGACTAAGCGGCTCGCTGTAATCGGAAAAGGCGAGTGA
- a CDS encoding FadR/GntR family transcriptional regulator: protein MEEKPEKSKVYLAIVKEIRQIILEGKLGPGDKIPSERELSEQLNVGRSSVREALRALELLGLIETRRGEGTFLLDFRNHHLLKWLGMFILQDPQIKQDVLNTKLILEKDIIRNLCVHVDKNDLTRFQDQQLVEPISFEKVLDLSENRLLFRIWEIVKNYSTEVKQVHSEDQIGFISELLTALIAGDEVQALSVYKQYQELI from the coding sequence ATGGAAGAAAAACCAGAAAAGTCAAAGGTTTATTTGGCGATTGTTAAAGAAATCAGGCAAATTATATTAGAAGGAAAACTAGGACCAGGTGATAAAATACCTTCTGAAAGAGAGTTATCTGAACAGTTGAATGTAGGTCGTTCCTCCGTTAGGGAAGCTTTGAGGGCTTTAGAGCTATTGGGCTTGATTGAGACGCGACGAGGGGAAGGAACATTTTTACTTGATTTTAGAAACCATCATTTGTTGAAATGGTTAGGTATGTTCATATTGCAAGACCCGCAAATAAAGCAAGATGTTTTGAATACAAAGTTGATTCTGGAAAAAGATATCATAAGAAATCTTTGCGTTCATGTGGATAAAAATGATTTAACAAGATTTCAGGACCAACAATTAGTTGAACCTATATCGTTTGAAAAAGTATTAGATCTTTCGGAGAACCGTCTTTTATTTCGAATTTGGGAAATAGTGAAGAATTATTCAACAGAAGTGAAACAAGTGCATTCAGAAGATCAAATTGGCTTTATATCCGAATTACTCACTGCATTAATTGCAGGTGATGAGGTACAGGCATTATCTGTTTATAAACAATATCAAGAATTAATATAA
- the accD gene encoding acetyl-CoA carboxylase, carboxyltransferase subunit beta, whose product MLKDLFSKPKTKKRKYAAIPSDAAKQDVPEGIMTKCAGCKKIMYTKDLQKNLKVCLQCGYHHPMTALERVDSLFDEGTFQAFEEGITSENPLGFPGYLEKLEADRKKTKMDEAVLTGAGTIKGIQVVTAIMDSHFRMGSMGSVVGEKIARAIEKAGEQHVPFIIFTASGGARMQEGVLSLMQMAKTSAGLKMFSDQGGLIISVMTHPTTGGVSASFASLGDFNFAEPKALIGFAGRRVIEQTIREDLPDDFQTAEFLLSHGQLDAVIHRLEMKEKLATVLEIHQQEGEVAW is encoded by the coding sequence TTGCTTAAGGATCTATTTTCTAAACCGAAAACGAAAAAAAGGAAGTATGCAGCAATACCATCTGATGCTGCGAAGCAAGATGTTCCCGAAGGGATTATGACCAAGTGTGCAGGATGCAAGAAAATAATGTATACAAAGGATTTACAAAAAAACCTAAAAGTTTGTTTGCAATGCGGTTATCATCATCCAATGACTGCGCTTGAAAGGGTAGACAGTTTGTTTGATGAAGGAACATTTCAAGCTTTTGAGGAAGGCATTACCTCTGAAAACCCATTAGGTTTTCCCGGATACTTAGAAAAACTGGAAGCTGACCGCAAAAAAACAAAGATGGACGAGGCCGTACTGACAGGGGCAGGAACCATAAAAGGGATACAAGTTGTTACGGCAATTATGGATTCTCATTTTCGAATGGGGAGTATGGGGTCTGTTGTTGGTGAAAAAATTGCACGAGCAATTGAAAAAGCGGGAGAACAACACGTTCCGTTTATTATTTTTACTGCCTCTGGGGGCGCACGGATGCAAGAAGGTGTGTTATCTTTAATGCAAATGGCGAAAACAAGCGCTGGTTTAAAGATGTTTAGCGACCAAGGTGGATTAATCATATCTGTGATGACTCACCCAACTACTGGTGGTGTTTCGGCTAGCTTTGCATCCCTCGGAGATTTCAACTTTGCTGAACCGAAAGCTTTGATTGGATTTGCTGGACGTCGGGTGATCGAGCAAACGATTCGTGAAGACTTACCAGATGATTTTCAAACGGCTGAATTTTTATTAAGTCATGGCCAACTAGATGCTGTTATCCATCGACTGGAAATGAAAGAAAAATTAGCAACGGTGCTTGAAATCCATCAGCAAGAAGGAGAAGTAGCATGGTAA
- the accA gene encoding acetyl-CoA carboxylase carboxyl transferase subunit alpha, which translates to MVNGLEFEKPVLDLRNKIQELREFTKDSDVDLSEEIDRLESRLEKLEKDVYENMSAWDRVQVARHANRPTTLDYIKELFTDFIELHGDRLFGDDEAIVGGIARYKGLPITVIGHQRGRDTKENIRRNFGMPHPEGYRKALRLMKQAEKFKRPIICFIDTKGAYPGKAAEERGQSEAIARNLFEMAGLKVPIICIVTGEGGSGGALALGVGDRMYMLENSTYSVITPEGAATILWKDATLAKQAAEAMKITAPDLKELGIIDEIIPEIKGGAHKSVESQAKNIDLVLQKSLKQLLPIATDKLIMDRYLKYKKMGKFTEQKEYENSHS; encoded by the coding sequence ATGGTAAATGGACTTGAATTTGAAAAACCGGTTTTAGATTTGCGAAATAAAATCCAAGAATTACGTGAGTTTACAAAGGATTCCGATGTTGATTTATCAGAAGAAATTGATCGCCTGGAATCAAGACTTGAAAAGTTAGAAAAAGATGTATATGAAAATATGTCTGCATGGGATCGGGTTCAAGTTGCTCGACATGCGAATAGACCGACGACGCTTGATTATATTAAGGAATTATTTACTGATTTTATAGAGCTACACGGTGATAGATTATTTGGTGATGACGAAGCTATTGTTGGTGGTATCGCAAGGTATAAAGGATTACCCATCACAGTTATTGGCCATCAAAGAGGTAGAGATACGAAGGAAAATATTCGCCGTAATTTTGGAATGCCACACCCGGAAGGATATCGAAAAGCATTACGACTTATGAAACAAGCAGAAAAATTTAAAAGACCGATTATATGTTTTATTGATACAAAAGGTGCATATCCTGGTAAGGCCGCGGAAGAACGTGGTCAAAGTGAAGCAATAGCAAGAAATCTTTTTGAAATGGCTGGGCTTAAGGTTCCAATTATTTGTATCGTTACTGGAGAAGGTGGTAGTGGTGGTGCACTTGCGCTAGGGGTGGGTGACCGGATGTACATGCTGGAGAACTCTACTTATTCTGTTATCACACCTGAAGGCGCAGCAACGATCTTATGGAAAGATGCGACACTAGCGAAACAAGCCGCAGAGGCAATGAAAATAACTGCACCGGATTTAAAGGAACTAGGAATAATTGATGAAATAATTCCGGAAATTAAAGGTGGGGCACATAAAAGTGTTGAAAGCCAAGCGAAAAACATTGATCTCGTATTGCAAAAGTCATTAAAGCAATTATTACCAATTGCAACAGATAAGTTAATAATGGATCGCTATTTGAAGTATAAAAAGATGGGGAAATTTACGGAGCAGAAAGAATATGAAAATAGTCATTCCTAA
- the pfkA gene encoding 6-phosphofructokinase produces the protein MKKIGVLTSGGDAPGMNAAIRAVVRKSIYHDIEAYGVYQGFSGLISGNISKFELGSVGDIIHRGGTMLRSARCKEFVTKEGQQKGIEQLLKFGLDGLVVIGGNGSYLGAKALTEQGFPCIGVPATIDNDIPGTQFTIGFDTALNTVLDAVDRIRDTATSHERTFIIEVMGRDAGDIALWAGLAGGAETVLVPEEDYDLDDIAERLKSGQKRGKKHSIIIVAEGVSSGPKFAEEIFTKTNIDTRVSVLGHMQRGGTPTGFDRVLASRLGAFAVELLMEGKGGRAVGIEKDMLVDDDILTVLEQPHNFQSSMYKLSKELSI, from the coding sequence ATGAAAAAAATTGGTGTTTTAACGAGTGGTGGGGATGCTCCTGGCATGAACGCGGCAATTCGGGCTGTTGTTAGGAAATCGATTTATCACGATATTGAAGCATACGGTGTCTACCAAGGCTTCAGTGGCTTGATTTCAGGTAATATTAGCAAATTTGAGCTTGGCTCAGTTGGGGATATTATCCATCGCGGTGGAACAATGCTACGTTCTGCGCGGTGTAAAGAATTCGTAACAAAGGAAGGCCAGCAAAAAGGGATTGAACAATTACTAAAGTTTGGGCTAGACGGGCTTGTAGTAATTGGTGGAAATGGTTCCTATTTGGGTGCTAAGGCATTAACAGAGCAAGGATTTCCATGTATTGGAGTTCCCGCTACAATTGATAATGATATCCCGGGAACACAGTTTACAATCGGTTTTGATACCGCGTTAAATACAGTTCTTGACGCTGTCGATAGAATTCGTGATACAGCAACGTCACATGAGCGGACTTTTATTATTGAAGTAATGGGCCGTGATGCAGGGGATATTGCTCTTTGGGCGGGGCTTGCTGGAGGAGCTGAAACGGTTCTAGTTCCAGAAGAAGATTATGATCTAGATGATATTGCTGAAAGACTAAAAAGCGGTCAAAAACGTGGCAAGAAGCATAGTATCATCATTGTTGCAGAAGGTGTATCAAGCGGACCAAAGTTTGCCGAGGAGATATTCACGAAAACTAACATTGATACAAGGGTTTCTGTCCTAGGCCATATGCAAAGAGGTGGAACACCGACTGGATTTGATCGGGTATTAGCGAGTAGACTCGGTGCATTTGCTGTCGAACTGCTAATGGAAGGTAAGGGTGGACGTGCTGTTGGAATTGAAAAAGATATGCTTGTAGATGACGATATTTTGACTGTGCTAGAACAACCACATAATTTCCAATCTAGTATGTATAAATTATCAAAAGAATTGTCGATTTAA
- the pyk gene encoding pyruvate kinase, whose product MKKTKIVCTIGPASENPEILKQLIEAGMNVARLNFSHGDHEEHRSRIVNIRKTAKKAGKHVGILLDTKGPEIRTHDMEGGSIELEAGTEVIISMNEVIGTAEKFSVSYPGLMNDIHTGSTILLDDGLIALEVINTLIDKSEIVTKVLNSGTLKNKKGVNVPGVSVNLPGMTEKDAKDILFGIEQGVDFIAASFVRRASDVLEIRELLEKNGGINIDIIPKIENQEGVDNIDEILQVSDGVMVARGDLGVEIPTEAVPLVQKQLIKKCNEAGKPVITATQMLDSMQRNPRPTRAEASDVANAIFDGSDAVMLSGETAAGSYPVEAVQTMHNIALTAEQALDHKDILSDFSKNSDHNMTDAICQSVAHTAINLEVSAIVTPTESGHTARMVSKYRPKAPIVAVTANEHVLRRLALVWGVYPELGRTVGSTDEMLEDAVTESLDTGFVKQGDLIIITGGVPVGESGTTNLMKVHVVGDVLAKGQGIGRKTAFGRAMIVTNAAEANEKVKPGAVMVAIGTDKDMVPALEQCSALITEEGGLTSHAAVVGINLGIPVIVGVEDALSLFKEGQEITVDAIRGVIYNGHASVL is encoded by the coding sequence ATGAAGAAAACAAAAATAGTTTGTACAATTGGACCTGCAAGTGAAAATCCAGAAATACTAAAGCAATTAATAGAAGCAGGTATGAACGTAGCACGCTTGAATTTTTCGCATGGAGATCATGAAGAACATCGTTCGCGAATTGTTAACATTAGAAAAACAGCAAAAAAGGCTGGAAAACATGTTGGAATTTTATTAGATACAAAAGGTCCTGAAATAAGAACGCATGATATGGAAGGCGGTTCCATTGAACTTGAAGCTGGTACCGAAGTTATTATTTCAATGAATGAAGTTATCGGAACGGCTGAAAAGTTTTCCGTTTCTTATCCGGGTCTAATGAATGATATTCATACTGGTTCTACGATTTTGCTAGATGACGGATTGATAGCATTAGAAGTTATTAATACATTGATTGATAAAAGTGAAATTGTAACAAAGGTATTGAATAGTGGTACATTAAAGAATAAAAAAGGTGTAAACGTACCCGGTGTTTCTGTGAATCTTCCTGGTATGACTGAAAAAGATGCAAAAGATATTCTGTTTGGTATTGAGCAAGGTGTAGACTTTATTGCGGCTTCTTTTGTTAGAAGAGCAAGTGATGTATTAGAAATTAGAGAGTTGTTAGAGAAAAATGGCGGAATAAATATTGATATCATTCCTAAAATTGAAAATCAAGAAGGCGTAGATAATATTGATGAGATTTTACAGGTTTCTGATGGAGTAATGGTCGCACGTGGAGATCTTGGTGTAGAAATCCCGACGGAAGCTGTGCCACTTGTTCAGAAACAGCTTATTAAGAAATGTAATGAAGCTGGTAAGCCTGTAATTACTGCTACTCAAATGTTAGATTCTATGCAGCGGAATCCTCGCCCGACAAGAGCTGAAGCGAGTGATGTTGCGAATGCGATATTTGACGGATCAGACGCTGTCATGCTATCTGGTGAAACAGCTGCGGGTTCTTATCCTGTAGAAGCTGTCCAAACGATGCATAATATTGCATTAACTGCTGAACAAGCTTTGGATCATAAAGATATTCTCTCGGATTTTAGTAAGAATAGTGATCATAATATGACAGATGCGATTTGCCAGTCAGTCGCACACACAGCAATTAATCTGGAAGTTAGTGCAATTGTTACACCGACTGAAAGTGGACATACAGCAAGAATGGTTTCAAAATATCGTCCGAAAGCACCGATTGTAGCAGTAACTGCAAATGAACACGTTCTACGTAGATTAGCGTTAGTATGGGGCGTTTATCCTGAACTAGGACGCACTGTAGGTTCTACAGATGAAATGTTAGAGGATGCAGTGACAGAAAGCCTAGATACGGGTTTTGTTAAGCAAGGGGACCTTATTATCATTACTGGTGGTGTTCCAGTTGGTGAATCAGGTACAACGAATCTGATGAAGGTACATGTTGTAGGAGATGTCCTAGCAAAAGGCCAAGGTATTGGCAGAAAAACAGCTTTTGGAAGAGCAATGATCGTTACAAACGCGGCTGAGGCGAATGAAAAGGTAAAGCCAGGAGCAGTAATGGTTGCAATCGGCACGGATAAAGATATGGTCCCAGCTCTTGAGCAGTGCTCTGCATTAATAACAGAAGAAGGCGGCTTAACGAGTCATGCTGCTGTTGTTGGCATCAATCTAGGTATCCCTGTGATTGTTGGAGTGGAAGATGCATTATCATTATTTAAAGAAGGACAAGAAATAACTGTAGATGCAATTAGAGGCGTTATTTATAATGGACATGCTAGTGTCCTTTAA